One window from the genome of Chlamydiales bacterium encodes:
- a CDS encoding insulinase family protein, translating to MSSKFLASSNDRYKDYVVIQTAQIDELNSFFREIVHEPSGATIFHFENNDPENFYCIAFQTRPENDKGALHVLEHMASSKNTNQDFLSQSTTSLYTSLRATTNEDFTVFYASSLIKKDFYNLLKAQIDGCFYPCLSELLFFQEGCRIELKSLNNINSGLRFNGVVYNEMKNKCAEVAWHHLKATQRYLLPNCYRHNHGGSLKGLRSLTCNDVIASHEKFYKPSNCIFTFYGNFSLQEHLNCLEKQILKDSKKTAPLSLINQKKEILSPITKKILVPKDLTKEECIAFSWLTTSFIDHVEKLALLILENFFDNIELFNPILNESLAQSIQAQTFDLQRTIFQFTCYGCSKENLELIQAKIFKILKELTKTGLDQEIINNAFSSLEIDCLELIKENGGPPILKWCNNALQTKFYGGNVIETLKFSSTFKKLKKLYKTNPSYFQKLINKYLLKNPDFTRLIFVQDSHFFSKEELKEQKELSRFKDILSQQDLKTIKSNMVKLSSPSNISLSPLLLLSDIPVKINSQKTALTATKINNIHIFHHPCVTNGLVYLDLMFELPGIKDAELLALLPLLCNGSIGIDGEEILCRLNTEPNRSSLRLHVKGLSYKIKKLFTALQKTITPPFYSQLPTSQMLFLELSTLEDSLSKKSFDYVYKRGSSGFSANNYLEELWNGISYFKAIKNISHLDKTSQVIEKLSCLKKMLYSCPEPHLLITCNDDTFKTIVDHHLFDFSTKSHAGFTPLKKDLLIPLICSHAIEARMPIASTCQVFRAINYLHKDYSALLVATNIFENILYNKLRKTSGAYGPGIRIQYTGDIALCSSADAHIAQTLDVFKKTIETVVQKKVSAQDITKAQFSAIRMLDTEKCIQAQALSAYKDFQLGITNQTRQVIRNKLLEVTPKQISNAVEEHLFSTIDKSIIITLADANLIAKENKILAKQGQELPVQSLLD from the coding sequence ATGTCATCAAAATTTTTAGCATCAAGCAATGATAGGTACAAAGATTATGTTGTAATACAAACCGCTCAAATTGATGAACTAAATTCATTTTTTCGAGAGATAGTTCATGAGCCAAGCGGAGCAACTATCTTCCATTTTGAAAATAATGATCCGGAAAATTTTTATTGCATTGCTTTTCAAACACGCCCAGAAAACGATAAAGGAGCTCTTCATGTTTTAGAGCATATGGCATCATCAAAAAACACAAATCAAGACTTTTTGTCTCAATCAACTACATCATTATATACAAGCTTACGAGCGACTACAAATGAAGATTTTACCGTATTTTATGCTTCTAGCTTAATAAAAAAGGATTTTTATAATTTGCTGAAAGCACAAATTGATGGGTGTTTTTATCCATGCTTAAGTGAACTTTTATTCTTTCAAGAGGGATGTCGCATAGAATTAAAAAGCCTAAATAATATTAACAGCGGACTTCGCTTTAATGGTGTAGTTTATAATGAAATGAAGAATAAATGTGCAGAAGTGGCTTGGCATCATCTAAAAGCAACACAACGGTATCTTTTGCCAAATTGTTATCGACACAATCACGGAGGAAGTCTGAAAGGATTAAGGTCACTAACTTGTAATGATGTAATAGCTTCTCACGAAAAATTTTATAAGCCTAGCAATTGCATATTTACTTTTTATGGAAATTTTTCTCTACAAGAGCACCTTAATTGTCTAGAAAAACAGATTTTAAAAGATTCTAAAAAAACAGCTCCCCTTTCTCTTATTAATCAAAAAAAAGAAATACTAAGCCCCATAACAAAAAAAATATTAGTTCCAAAGGACTTAACTAAAGAAGAATGCATTGCTTTTAGCTGGCTTACGACATCTTTCATTGATCATGTAGAAAAGCTAGCTCTGTTAATTCTTGAAAATTTTTTTGATAATATAGAGCTATTTAATCCCATTTTAAATGAAAGCCTTGCGCAAAGTATTCAAGCACAAACCTTCGATTTACAGAGAACTATTTTTCAATTTACCTGTTACGGATGCAGTAAGGAAAATTTAGAACTTATCCAAGCAAAAATTTTTAAAATTTTGAAAGAACTTACTAAAACTGGATTGGATCAAGAAATAATCAACAACGCGTTCTCTTCTTTAGAAATTGATTGCTTAGAATTAATAAAAGAAAATGGGGGTCCACCCATATTGAAATGGTGTAACAATGCGTTACAAACGAAGTTCTATGGTGGGAATGTTATAGAAACACTAAAATTTTCTTCAACTTTTAAAAAACTAAAAAAACTTTACAAAACAAATCCTTCCTATTTCCAAAAACTTATTAACAAATATTTACTTAAAAACCCAGACTTTACACGATTGATTTTTGTACAAGATTCTCATTTTTTTTCAAAGGAAGAACTAAAAGAACAAAAGGAACTTTCGCGATTTAAGGATATCTTGTCACAACAAGACCTAAAAACAATAAAATCTAATATGGTAAAGCTTTCTTCTCCTTCAAATATTTCTTTATCACCACTTTTGCTACTTTCTGATATTCCTGTTAAAATTAATTCTCAAAAAACTGCTTTAACGGCAACAAAAATTAACAATATCCATATATTTCATCATCCTTGCGTTACTAATGGACTTGTATATCTAGACCTAATGTTTGAGCTTCCTGGAATCAAAGACGCTGAATTACTCGCTCTCCTTCCATTACTTTGTAATGGAAGTATTGGGATAGATGGTGAGGAAATTCTTTGTCGTCTAAATACAGAACCAAATAGATCCAGCCTTCGCCTACACGTTAAAGGATTGTCTTATAAAATCAAAAAGCTTTTTACAGCCCTACAAAAGACGATTACTCCGCCATTTTATAGTCAATTGCCAACTTCACAAATGCTGTTTTTAGAATTATCGACTTTAGAGGATAGTTTATCCAAAAAATCTTTCGATTATGTATATAAACGGGGATCAAGCGGATTTTCTGCAAACAATTACTTAGAGGAATTATGGAACGGTATTAGCTATTTTAAGGCCATTAAAAATATATCACATCTAGACAAAACATCCCAAGTTATAGAAAAATTATCTTGTTTAAAAAAAATGCTTTATTCATGTCCAGAGCCACATCTTTTAATCACTTGTAATGATGATACCTTTAAAACTATTGTGGACCACCACTTATTTGATTTTAGCACAAAAAGCCATGCCGGCTTCACACCTCTAAAAAAGGACCTATTAATACCATTAATTTGCTCTCACGCAATTGAAGCTAGAATGCCTATAGCTTCTACGTGTCAGGTATTTCGAGCAATAAATTATTTACATAAAGACTATTCAGCTCTTCTTGTAGCTACAAATATTTTTGAAAATATTTTATACAATAAGTTAAGAAAGACAAGCGGAGCTTATGGTCCCGGTATTAGAATACAATATACAGGGGATATTGCCCTGTGTAGTAGTGCAGATGCTCACATTGCACAGACATTAGATGTTTTTAAAAAAACAATTGAAACAGTTGTCCAAAAAAAAGTATCTGCTCAAGATATTACCAAAGCACAATTCTCTGCTATTCGCATGCTAGATACAGAAAAATGCATCCAAGCCCAAGCCTTATCAGCTTATAAAGATTTTCAACTAGGAATTACCAATCAAACAAGACAAGTTATTCGCAACAAACTACTCGA